AATTCTTGGGAAACAGCTTAGACGACTTGGTATTAATGTAAATATGGCACCTGTAGCAGATGCTAAATTTTCTCCAAAGAGCCCTTTAGGTAGCAGAACTTTTGGGTATTCATCTTATAATATTGGTCTTATGGTAGAGGCATTTATTGATGGGATACAAAGGGAAGGTGTGTTTGCTGTGGTTAAACACTTTCCTGGACTTGGAGGCACAAAAGTAGATACCCATAAAGATTTAGCCTTATTACCTTATAGTAAAAATTTTTTAATGGTAAATAATTTTATACCATTTCTTTTTGGAAAGGAAGCAAAATTTATTATGCTTGGGCATGTACTTGTTCCTAAGATTTCCGGAGATGTAAGTAGTATGTCAAAAGATATTGTAGATATTATAAGACATAATCTGAATATCTTTAGTATTATCATGACAGATGCATATGATATGGGTGCAATTGTAAATAATTTTAGTTTGGGGCATGCGATTAAGAAATCACTAAATTCAGGTATTGATGTTGTGCTTATTCCAGAAGGGTTTAAGAAACTTAATGTAGAAGAATGAATATTTTTAATTTTGTATAAAGGAAATTCTTATTAACAATAATCAGTATTGTTATGATTAGATAGGAAAGGTAATAGCTATATCGACTAAAAAATACTCACGTAGAGAAGAAGAAAATGTAGAGAGGATAGAGAATAAATTATTAATTGGAATGTTAAGTTTAACAGAGACAAAAGGTAATACAGGGAAAAGAAAAGCAGAGATATTATTACCAGTAATAATGGAAGTTCTAAGGGCTATAGGTAATTGAGTACCTACTAAGATATTGATAATGAAAGAATATATGTGTATTTGATATTTCAATATATAAAGAGAAATAGATAGAGTAAAATAGACATTTGAGAATGAAGTTGGATCGTATGGATAAAAGTGAATGGGGATGATATTGAAATCAATCCATTCATTGTAAGTTATGGTTATTCCAATGAAAGCGTAATATTTGTAATG
The genomic region above belongs to Borrelia parkeri and contains:
- a CDS encoding glycoside hydrolase family 3 N-terminal domain-containing protein; the protein is MIWYLGKVSGMFRFVLFGLLLSSLVLLGSIPDIDYDYFENDKFDLVDIDEFLGRVNVNNILRGRCFFIGIRNVANPSAVQALSKEDLDKLREINPVGIILFRENFKDAQQTKELIEEIKRHLGSDILIAVDEEGGLVSRASENKKLGVYNFPAMESVGKTGDSQLAYKIGEILGKQLRRLGINVNMAPVADAKFSPKSPLGSRTFGYSSYNIGLMVEAFIDGIQREGVFAVVKHFPGLGGTKVDTHKDLALLPYSKNFLMVNNFIPFLFGKEAKFIMLGHVLVPKISGDVSSMSKDIVDIIRHNLNIFSIIMTDAYDMGAIVNNFSLGHAIKKSLNSGIDVVLIPEGFKKLNVEE